One part of the Marinobacterium rhizophilum genome encodes these proteins:
- the traD gene encoding type IV conjugative transfer system coupling protein TraD: protein MAQPVEVLLRPAVELYTVAVCTGGALLSLLAPWSLALNPLMGVGSALAFATFGALRLHEALVILRYRRNIRRLPRYLMTSRDVPVSQQRLFIGRGFLWEQRHTHRLMQTYRPEFRCYVEPTPAYRLARHLEQRLEFAPFPLSQLAKLAAWDVPLNPVRPLPPVGGMPRLHGIEPQEVDVSLPLGERVGHSLVLGTTRVGKTRLAELFITQDIRRRNRVGEHEVVIVFDPKGDADLLKRMYVEAQRAGRDGELYVFHLGWPDISARYNAVGRFGRISEVATRIAGQLSGEGNSAAFREFAWRFVNIIARALIELGQRPDYLLIQRHVINIDALFIEYAQHYFARTEPKAWEVIVQIEARLNDRTIPRNMIGREKRVIALEQYLSQVRNYDPVLDGLRSAVRYDRTYFDKIVASLLPLLEKLTSGKIAQLLAPDYADLADPRPIFDWMQIIRKRAVVYVGLDALSDAEVAAAVGNSMFSDLVSVAGHIYKFGVDDGLPAVKTSAKADAGAGAGADPKVPINVHADEFNELMGDEFIPMINKGGGAGIQVTAYTQTLSDIEARLGNRAKAGQVVGNFNNLFMLRVRETATAELLTQQLPRVEVYTTTVVSGATDSSDIHGSTDFTSNTQDRISMASVPMIEPSHVVGLPKGQCFALLQGGNLWKVRMPLPAPDPDEAIPADLQQLAGYMRQRYTEASQWWQNIGSPDLQEQVQAQPLPDDLLDDLTDGGAGRDEALP, encoded by the coding sequence ATGGCACAGCCGGTTGAAGTGCTGCTGCGCCCCGCCGTCGAGCTCTATACCGTGGCGGTCTGCACCGGTGGCGCACTGCTCTCCCTGCTGGCGCCCTGGTCGCTGGCGCTGAACCCACTGATGGGCGTCGGCAGCGCGCTGGCGTTCGCCACCTTCGGCGCCCTCCGCTTGCATGAAGCCCTGGTGATCCTGCGCTACCGGCGCAACATCCGTCGGCTGCCGCGCTACTTGATGACCAGCCGCGATGTGCCGGTGAGCCAGCAACGGCTGTTTATCGGCAGGGGTTTTCTGTGGGAGCAGCGTCACACTCATCGGCTGATGCAGACCTACAGACCCGAATTCCGGTGTTATGTCGAACCGACGCCGGCCTACCGACTGGCCCGGCATCTGGAACAGCGCCTGGAGTTCGCACCCTTTCCGCTGTCGCAACTGGCCAAGCTTGCGGCTTGGGATGTGCCGTTGAATCCGGTGCGGCCGCTGCCGCCAGTGGGTGGCATGCCCAGGCTGCACGGCATCGAGCCGCAGGAGGTCGACGTCAGCCTGCCACTGGGTGAGCGCGTCGGCCACTCGCTGGTACTGGGCACCACGCGCGTCGGCAAGACCCGCCTGGCCGAGCTGTTTATCACCCAGGACATCCGGCGCCGGAACAGGGTCGGCGAACATGAAGTCGTCATCGTCTTCGATCCCAAGGGCGATGCGGATTTACTCAAACGCATGTACGTGGAAGCCCAGCGTGCCGGGCGTGACGGTGAGCTCTACGTGTTCCATCTTGGCTGGCCGGACATCAGCGCCCGCTACAACGCCGTGGGCCGTTTCGGGCGCATCTCCGAGGTGGCCACCCGCATTGCCGGCCAGCTTTCCGGTGAGGGCAACTCCGCCGCCTTTCGCGAGTTTGCCTGGCGCTTCGTCAATATCATCGCCCGGGCCCTGATCGAGCTGGGACAACGACCGGACTACCTGCTGATCCAGCGCCACGTCATTAACATCGATGCGCTCTTTATCGAGTATGCGCAGCATTACTTTGCCAGGACCGAACCGAAGGCGTGGGAAGTCATCGTCCAGATCGAGGCCAGACTCAACGACCGCACGATTCCGCGCAACATGATCGGACGGGAGAAGCGGGTCATCGCGCTTGAGCAGTACCTCAGTCAGGTGCGCAACTATGACCCGGTGCTCGATGGCCTGCGCTCGGCGGTGCGTTACGACCGCACCTATTTCGACAAGATCGTTGCGTCATTGCTGCCGCTGCTGGAAAAGCTCACCAGCGGCAAGATCGCCCAGCTGCTGGCGCCGGACTACGCGGACCTGGCCGACCCGCGGCCGATCTTCGACTGGATGCAGATCATCCGCAAGCGCGCCGTGGTTTATGTTGGTCTGGATGCCCTCTCCGATGCCGAGGTGGCCGCGGCCGTTGGCAACTCGATGTTCAGCGACCTGGTGTCGGTCGCCGGGCACATCTACAAGTTCGGCGTCGACGATGGCCTGCCGGCCGTCAAGACAAGCGCCAAGGCCGACGCCGGGGCCGGGGCCGGGGCCGACCCCAAAGTCCCCATCAACGTTCATGCCGACGAGTTCAACGAGCTGATGGGGGACGAGTTCATCCCGATGATCAACAAGGGCGGCGGCGCCGGTATCCAGGTCACCGCCTACACCCAGACCCTGAGCGACATCGAGGCGCGCCTCGGCAACCGCGCCAAGGCCGGTCAGGTGGTCGGCAACTTCAACAACCTCTTCATGTTGCGGGTACGCGAGACGGCCACCGCCGAGCTGCTCACGCAGCAGTTACCCAGGGTCGAGGTCTACACCACGACGGTGGTCAGCGGCGCCACCGACAGCTCCGATATCCACGGCTCGACCGACTTCACCTCCAACACCCAGGACCGTATCAGCATGGCGAGCGTACCGATGATCGAGCCCTCGCATGTGGTCGGCCTGCCCAAGGGGCAATGCTTTGCCCTGCTGCAGGGCGGCAACCTCTGGAAGGTCCGGATGCCCTTGCCGGCCCCCGATCCGGACGAAGCGATTCCTGCGGATCTACAGCAGCTCGCGGGCTACATGCGCCAGCGCTACACCGAAGCCAGCCAGTGGTGGCAGAACATCGGCTCGCCTGATTTGCAGGAGCAGGTGCAGGCGCAGCCATTGCCGGACGATCTGCTTGATGACCTTACGGATGGCGGCGCTGGTCGGGATGAGGCACTGCCATGA
- a CDS encoding integrating conjugative element protein, whose product MTMTAPARAFRGLILLLTLPALPLKAAEPLIVVDDHGSISALPYYEALDLQPRAQTPLQPPLVVPSPPTTAVGEAAMLPVRSLTLTPGTVARRALEAPGLQPFFLIGDDAISRAWLRRHAASLQGRGAVGLVVNVDTMAGLAQLRQLVPALQLSPVSADDLAGRLGLRHYPVLITNTGIEQ is encoded by the coding sequence ATGACCATGACGGCACCCGCAAGGGCCTTTCGCGGCCTGATATTGTTGCTGACCCTGCCCGCGCTGCCACTGAAGGCGGCCGAGCCGCTGATCGTCGTCGACGACCACGGCAGCATCTCTGCACTGCCCTACTATGAAGCGCTCGACCTGCAGCCCCGTGCGCAGACTCCGTTGCAGCCGCCCCTCGTTGTGCCGTCGCCGCCCACAACCGCCGTTGGCGAGGCAGCGATGCTGCCGGTACGCAGCCTAACGCTGACGCCGGGTACCGTGGCCCGCCGCGCTCTCGAAGCGCCCGGCCTGCAGCCGTTCTTCCTGATCGGAGACGACGCGATATCCCGGGCCTGGTTGCGTCGTCATGCGGCGTCGTTGCAGGGGCGTGGCGCCGTCGGCCTGGTGGTCAACGTCGATACCATGGCGGGGCTCGCGCAGTTGCGCCAGCTCGTCCCGGCATTGCAACTCTCGCCGGTTTCGGCCGACGACCTGGCCGGCCGGTTGGGGCTGCGGCATTATCCGGTGCTGATCACGAACACTGGCATCGAGCAGTGA
- a CDS encoding transglycosylase SLT domain-containing protein, which translates to MAAAVIQTQLLRLLLLAACLVPAVPGDAREIPPPAYQLAAQRAGIPSAVLYAVALQESGIRRHNRLVPWPWSLNVAGEARRFASRAAACADLHQALQETPPTRIDAGLGQINLGYQKRHYRHPCNLLDPYRNLAIAATILREQHTPGDDWLLAIGRYHRPAGGAAAARYRLRVAQHLERMSGSSGLTPIAFRETE; encoded by the coding sequence ATGGCAGCGGCAGTGATCCAAACACAACTGCTGCGACTACTACTGCTCGCTGCCTGTCTGGTGCCCGCTGTGCCTGGCGATGCCCGCGAGATCCCGCCGCCGGCCTACCAGCTCGCCGCGCAACGCGCCGGCATTCCATCGGCGGTGCTGTATGCGGTGGCGTTGCAGGAGAGCGGTATCCGGCGTCACAACCGCCTTGTGCCCTGGCCCTGGTCGTTGAATGTTGCCGGCGAAGCACGCCGTTTCGCCTCCCGGGCGGCGGCCTGCGCCGATCTGCACCAGGCGCTGCAAGAAACGCCGCCGACCCGCATCGACGCAGGGCTGGGCCAGATCAACCTGGGCTACCAGAAGCGCCACTATCGTCACCCCTGCAATCTGCTCGATCCCTACCGCAACCTGGCAATCGCCGCCACGATTCTGCGGGAGCAGCACACGCCGGGCGACGACTGGCTGCTCGCCATCGGACGCTACCACCGGCCCGCCGGCGGCGCAGCGGCTGCACGCTATCGGCTTCGTGTCGCGCAACACCTTGAGCGCATGTCGGGCAGCAGCGGCCTGACGCCTATCGCTTTTCGGGAGACAGAATGA
- a CDS encoding TIGR03759 family integrating conjugative element protein — MRYLPRLTVAVLVAVPVMVSAQQPATVTPHITHPQIKQSHHERLSQEWGLRSDEWTRYRELMEGPLGIYSPNLDPLTALGIEARSDDERQRYAELQVQAEARRVEKLLAYQRAYDEAWQRLYPDVLRVTLPEAVTGGMSLIRTQRLAVFVRDDCEACDRRVQRLQASGAVFDLYMVGSHDDDAHIREWARRAGIDPARVHNGSITLNHDAGRWLSLGLAGDLPAVVRQVNGQWQRQ, encoded by the coding sequence ATGCGATATCTACCCCGCCTTACCGTCGCTGTGCTGGTCGCCGTACCGGTGATGGTATCGGCGCAGCAGCCCGCCACAGTCACACCCCACATCACTCATCCCCAGATCAAACAAAGCCACCACGAGCGTTTGTCGCAGGAGTGGGGCCTGCGCAGCGACGAATGGACACGCTACCGCGAACTGATGGAAGGCCCATTGGGGATCTACTCACCCAACCTCGATCCGCTCACAGCGCTGGGGATCGAAGCGCGTTCGGACGACGAGCGCCAGCGCTATGCCGAGCTCCAGGTACAGGCCGAGGCCCGGCGGGTCGAGAAACTGCTGGCGTACCAGCGTGCCTATGACGAGGCCTGGCAACGGCTGTACCCCGACGTGCTACGGGTCACTTTGCCCGAAGCTGTGACAGGCGGCATGAGCCTGATCCGCACTCAGCGGTTAGCCGTGTTCGTGCGTGACGACTGCGAAGCCTGCGACCGGCGGGTACAGCGGCTGCAGGCGTCCGGCGCTGTATTCGACCTCTATATGGTCGGTAGTCACGATGACGATGCCCATATCCGTGAATGGGCGCGCCGTGCCGGTATCGACCCCGCCAGGGTGCACAACGGTAGCATCACCCTCAACCACGATGCCGGCCGCTGGCTGTCGCTCGGGCTCGCAGGCGACCTCCCTGCCGTCGTTCGGCAGGTGAACGGCCAATGGCAGCGGCAGTGA
- the pilL2 gene encoding PFGI-1 class ICE element type IV pilus protein PilL2, translating into MSAIFLHYPPVRYGALISGLLAVTLASGCATSSVEPPPVRPEPEAQVLPLPRDWIPVARYGRYTLIELAPKAAQQNLLLQEIDVAIPTTLNPSVGDALHHVLRRSGYSLCEDDPVVTTLHGLPLPAAHRQLGPLFLHDALLTLAGPAWDLTVDNVARQLCFVRADVSNVRPPSGDSPMLERSRALPASNGDQP; encoded by the coding sequence ATGTCAGCCATCTTCCTTCACTATCCACCGGTTCGATACGGTGCCCTTATCTCCGGCCTGCTCGCCGTTACCCTGGCCAGCGGCTGTGCCACCTCATCCGTTGAACCACCGCCTGTGAGGCCTGAGCCTGAAGCCCAGGTATTACCCCTACCACGCGACTGGATCCCCGTTGCCCGCTACGGCCGCTACACCCTGATAGAGCTGGCGCCAAAAGCCGCCCAGCAAAACCTGCTGCTACAAGAGATCGACGTCGCCATACCAACAACATTGAACCCGAGTGTCGGCGACGCCTTGCACCATGTGTTGCGGCGCTCCGGTTACAGCCTGTGTGAAGACGATCCGGTTGTTACAACCTTGCATGGCCTTCCCCTCCCGGCCGCCCATCGACAGCTCGGACCTCTGTTCCTGCACGATGCATTGCTGACGCTGGCGGGGCCTGCCTGGGATCTGACAGTCGACAATGTGGCACGTCAGCTGTGCTTCGTTCGTGCCGACGTTTCCAATGTGCGTCCGCCGTCGGGTGACAGTCCGATGCTCGAGCGTAGCCGCGCCCTTCCCGCGAGCAATGGAGACCAGCCATGA